In Mauremys reevesii isolate NIE-2019 linkage group 13, ASM1616193v1, whole genome shotgun sequence, the sequence AGTAGTTTTCAGTATTTATATCTCGATTCATTCATGGAAATATTTCGGTGTTCACAGCTTTTAAATAGAGGTATTTAAAATTAAGCACCAGAATCCATGGACATCTCATTACAGTAACTATATTTATTTCAGATGTGGGAACACATGCAATTTCTGCTAAAGAGAATACGATTTAATTCCTTCTCTTCTTGTAGCCACTAGAAGAGGACAACTACCATCACTTTGTTAATGTGGGCTACAGATGATCAATACCTCTCATATCAAGGCCACAGGTTGGGTATGTGAATCCCATAAATTAGTGGTTCTCAAAATTTTCAATCCAATTCCTCTTCAGTCTAGACCAGGAGCTACCTGGGACTTCACTGCCACTTGTGAATATACGAACGGCATTTTGGTCATCATGATCTCCTGACACTTCTTTGTGACCTGCATTTTGAGAATCATTGGACTCTGAGAAGTCCAATTTAAAAGCACTCTCTGAAACCCATATTCAACTCAACCCTGTCCCTCTGGGCCTGAGGAGATGTGCAGCATCAGAACTGCAGGAAGGTGAATGGAGAGAGAAGTTAGACATGAGCTTGAATTGTACGCTGCTCTCCTTCACTCCCAATAACCTCAGAATGGATGATGACCACTGGTGTAGCTCCTAGGTTCTGCTGAAGcagggttgcccaccactgaggCTGACTGAATTTAGTGAGCTAAGAAAATTCCTAAACCAAATTCAGTTAAGAGGAGTTAATACTTACTTAACATTATGAATTTAAGGAGGGAGTAATAAGAACTTCTTCATACTAATTATTACAGTTGCCTCTGTAGGCATGTTTTGAGGCTAGTAAATGGAACAGCAGAACCTCACTTCCACAGTGACAGAATTTGTCCTTTTGGGACTCACCCAGAGTCCTGAGATTCAGCGATGCCTCTTCATCATCTTCTTCATAGTGTACCTTACAACTTGGGTGGGAAATGTTACCATTATCATCACAGTGATAactgagcaccagctccacacccccatgtacttcctGCTGGCCAACTTGGCTTTCCTAGATGTCAGCGACTCATCAGTTACTGCTCCCAAATTGCTGTTGGGTCTCCTCTCCGAGCACAGAGCCATCTCATTCAATGAGTGCATCCTCCAGATGTTCTTCTTCCACTTCTTTGCTGGTGCTGCAATTTTCGTTTTTGTGTTGATGGCAATTGATCGGTATGTAGCTATCTATAAACCATTGCGTTACTTGAATATCATgaaccagggtgtgtgtgtgggcttGGTGGCAGGGGCATGGATGGGTGGATTGGCTCACTCAATTGTTCAGATCGCACTGGTCCTCCAGTTGCCATTCTGTGGTCCAAACATCCTGGATAATTTCTACTGTGATGTCCCACAAGTCATCAAACTGGCCTGCACTGACACCTACTTGGTTGAGTTACTGATGGTATCCAACAGCGGGATGCTCGTCATAGTAATGTTCATCATCCTGCTCATTTCATACACCATCATCTTAGTCAAGATAAAGAAACATGTCACTGATGGGAAGCGCAAAGCTCTGTCCACCTGTGGAACCCAGATCACAGTTGTGTGTTTACAATTCATACCTTCCATTTTCATCTACGCTCGGCCCTTCCGGAAATTCCCCATGGACAAGTTGGCCTCAGTGTTTTTCACCCTAATCACCCCAATGATGAATGCAATGATCTACACCCTGAAAAATGCCGAAATGAAAAAAGCCATCAGGAATCTGATGAGAAGAACCCTTTTCTCAGAGAGGAAATTATAAGGATGGAATTTATCTTGGATGagctttttttccattttgtaatAACTTGCATGAACTTCCCATCATATTAAATGTTTTCATTCATAATTCCTGTATGTGACATGGGGGAAAATTGTATTGGTGAGCCTCTTAGCATGAAGGTTTTTTTGTGATGTTCAGCTGCCAAACATGGTATTAATTGCTTATGCATTCTACTTGACCCTGAGCTAGGGATCTCTGCCATTTTCTCCATTGGAAGGATTTCCCATACTTTATTATTCCATGCTACTAACGTTGGTGGATCTGTCCTTCTCCAAACATGAGCTCTCACAGATCTGGCTGCTAGCAATAATGGTGAATTGGTCCTTCTCTGAGTCAATAACCAACTTTGTACTATAGCTATGAGTTCGAAAGGTGGCCTAACTTTAGTAATCTTGAAAGATCTATTTATTTTCTCCTAAAATGTTGTAATATTTCTGTCTGATAACCTTAGGGCATTTCTATACCTCCATATATTCTCTAGCCCTTATGACTACATTTCTTATATATTTTCCTGAGTTTAGGAGAATGAATTACCATAGATGAAGTATTTGGTAATAATTTGTGTGAATAGTTACACAAATAGATGTGTTTTTAGCCTTCCTCCCTGGAGCTCCACCAATCTCCCCTCCACCAGAAGTTCTTTGTGCCCCTCATCCTGCCCTCCTCCAATACCAGGGCCTCCATCCTTCCCCCATAGCGGTGGTTCTATGTCTACTTTTGATTCCTAAAATAGgccctgaaattttggaactgATCAGATGTGCTATTCAAAAGTTTTCAGAGtatatagacagacagacagacagagaaatgCTGTCGAATTGATTGTGAGAACTTCATAGGCTTGGCCAATCAacgagaatcaggccctttgaggTGTCATTTTCATTAATTAGTGGGTCCATCAAGGTTAACATTCTTCTAAAACTTGGGATTTCTACATTGTATTATAAAGCTTTTAGTCTCAATTAAGCAAACAATTGCATATTCATGTTTCTTGTGTGTTCTTTGAGGGTATTAATTTCCATAAATTCATTAATACAGAGTAGCTGGCTGATGGTTCTATGCCTTTTTCCTCCTATACTTTATATACTGCATTTTATGACCCTGGGTGAATATATGGGTTATTTTTGGTGGGTGTTAATCCAGAAAATGGATTCCTCTTATCAATGTCAAATTACGCTTCTCAAATGTCATTATGACACCATGGTTGTTTCCTCTTTGTGTCAGTCCAACCTTTTAGGGGGAAATAATCAATGTGTTAAAATCTGTTAAAACCAGATGCCAACATAGTGGAGAGCAGCTCTATAAAGCCATAGATTCCTAGAGTTTAAGCCCAAAATGGACCAAGAGATCATgtggtctgaccttctgtatatcacaaACCATTAGATTTCACCTATTTACCCCTGCATTGATCTCAATAACATGAGTTTGGATATGTTGCCCCTTGCTGACACAAGTGGATAGCCAGAATTTGGGGCCTGGTAGCTCGTTCCAGCTGGAAGTAGAAAATGACGATAAAATCTGCTACTTTCTTTGTTGCaaacttgtttatttacaaggaatgtacaaattCCTGCTTCTCTGTAGGAGGGGGAACCAAAGACAAAAGGAGTAGTTTCTTAGTTTACAGATCCAAGCTTAGTTCATCCACAAGCCAAGAACGTCTTTGTAGGCTCTTCACAGGTTCACACTGTACTTACAGACTGCTGCTTTGCTTTCTTCCTTTTGCTCTTGTCTCGCCCTGTTTCTTACCAGGCCCAGAGCTAGTCTtttatacatgcacacacatacgcacacacacacacacaca encodes:
- the LOC120380649 gene encoding olfactory receptor 4D2-like; its protein translation is MEQQNLTSTVTEFVLLGLTQSPEIQRCLFIIFFIVYLTTWVGNVTIIITVITEHQLHTPMYFLLANLAFLDVSDSSVTAPKLLLGLLSEHRAISFNECILQMFFFHFFAGAAIFVFVLMAIDRYVAIYKPLRYLNIMNQGVCVGLVAGAWMGGLAHSIVQIALVLQLPFCGPNILDNFYCDVPQVIKLACTDTYLVELLMVSNSGMLVIVMFIILLISYTIILVKIKKHVTDGKRKALSTCGTQITVVCLQFIPSIFIYARPFRKFPMDKLASVFFTLITPMMNAMIYTLKNAEMKKAIRNLMRRTLFSERKL